A window from Theropithecus gelada isolate Dixy chromosome 1, Tgel_1.0, whole genome shotgun sequence encodes these proteins:
- the CD48 gene encoding CD48 antigen, which produces MGSRGWNRCLALELLLLSLSLLAISIQGRLVHMTVVSGSNVTLNISESLPENYKQLTWFYTFDQKIVEWDSGKSKYFESKFKGRVRLDPQSGALYISKVQKEDNSTYIMRVLKKDGYEQEWKIKLQVLDPVPKPVIKIEKREDVDDNCYLKLSCVIPGESVNYTWYGELPKEIQNSVLETTLKPHKHSGCYTCQVSNSVSSKNDTFCFSPPCTAARSFGVEWIASWLVVTVPIILGLLLI; this is translated from the exons ATGGGCTCCAGAGGTTGGAATCGGTGTCTGGCTCTGGAATTGCTACTGCTGTCTCTGTCACTCCTGGCGATCAGCATTCAAG GTCGCTTGGTACATATGACCGTGGTCTCCGGCAGCAATGTTACTCTGAACATCTCTGAGAGCCTGCCTGAGAACTACAAACAACTAACCTGGTTTTATACTTTCGACCAGAAGATTGTAGAATGGGATTCCGGAAAATCTAAGTACTTTGAATCCAAATTTAAAGGCAGGGTCAGACTTGATCCTCAAAGTGGTGCACTGTACATCTCTAAGGTCCAGAAAGAGGACAACAGCACCTACATCATGAGGGTGTTGAAAAAGGATGGGTATGAGCAAGAATGGAAGATCAAGCTGCAGGTGCTTG ACCCTGTACCCAAGCCTGTCATCAAAATTGAGAAGAGAGAAGATGTGGATGACAACTGTTATCTGAAACTGTCATGTGTCATACCTGGCGAGTCTGTAAACTACACCTGGTATGGGGAACTCCCGAAGGAGATCCAGAACAGTGTGCTTGAAACCACCCTTAAGCCACACAAACACTCCGGGTGTTATACTTGCCAAGTCAGCAATTCCGTGAGCAGCAAGAATGACACGTtctgcttcagtccaccctgtaCCGCGG CCCGGTCCTTTGGAGTAGAATGGATTGCAAGTTGGTTGGTGGTCACAGTGCCCATCATTCTTGGCCTGTTACTTATCTGA